The DNA window GGCGAACTGGTCGAACTCGGCCTGCAACTCCTGGTCGTTCATTTCGAAGGAGACCGGGTGCGGGTCCAGCATGACTGGGACGGTTGCCTCGTCCCGCAGAGACCGGGACACCGAGTATCGGTGCAGCACCCTGCCCGGGTCGGTCTCCTCGCCGAAGAGGGCAAAGGTGTCGGTGGCGAGGTTCCTGATGGGGGTGCCGGTCATGCCGAAGAACTTCGCGTGCGGCAGTGCTGTGCGCATTTGCCCGGCCAGGGACTTTGACTTGTCGGACTGGGTGCGGTGTGCCTCGTCGACCAGCACGATGATGTTGTCCCGGGTCGACAGGTTCTTGCCGGCGTCGGCGAACTTGTGGACGGTCGTGGAGATGACGCCGCGTACGTCGTTGGCCAGCAGGGAACGCAACTCCTGGCTGGTGGCGGGTTGATGGAAGTAGGCGTCTCCCATGGCGGAGGTGAACACGCCGGAGGTCTGGCGGACGAGCTGGGTTCGGTCCGAGAGCAGGATGATCGTGGGTGACTCGGTGCGGGTGTCGGCCAGCAGCAGTGAGGCGGCGAACACCATCAGCAGGGTCTTCCCGCTGCCTTGGTGGTGCCAGATCAGGCCCCTCTGGCCGCCGGTTAGGACGCGTTCGTGAATGAGGTGGGCGGCTTCCCTTTGGGGGTAGCGGGGCAGGTACTTCTTGTCCACCCCGCCTCCAGAGGTGTCGAAGAGGGCGAAGTTGGCGAGCATGTCCAGGACGGTTGCCGGGTTGAGCAGCAGCTGCACGGATCGCTGCACGTCGGCCTGGCCGGACAGGTTCTCGTCGTCGCCGGTGGACCGGAACGGCTGCCACAGGTTCAGGGGCGCGCCAACGGCGCCGAATCGCAGCTTTAGCCCGTCGGAGGCGACCGCGAAGACGTTGGGGGTGAAGAACCACGGGTACTCGTTGGCGTACACGTCGTTGATCTCAGAGGACGCCGTTAGGCAGGACGACGCCAGCGCGCCCCTTCTTCGGGTCCATGCTGGCGATCATGTGCTGCACGAACGCCCAGTCCGCCGACGACTGCGGAGCGACACCGCCGATGGCGCGAGGGTCCTTGGTCCAGGGCTTCCACTTCAGGCTGTAGGGCGGGTTGGCGACGATCACGTCGAATTGCGCGAGCGACCCGTCCGGCTTTTTGAAGCGCGGGTCCTTCAGGGTGTCGCCGACCTCGACCTGGAACTGGGTGAGGTTGTGCATGAAGAGGTTCATGCGTGCCACACCCGCGGTGTCCGCTACGGCCTCCTGCCCGTACAGGCGGAGCGTGTAGCCACGCCCGCCGTGGGCCTTCAGGAGGTTCGCGGAGGCGATGAGCATGCCGCCCGACCCGCAGGTCGGGTCGTACACCGACTCGAAGCTCTTGGGGGCTAGAACTTCGACGATTAGCTCGACGACCTCGCGCGGGGTGAAGAACTGACCGGCGCGGGTGCCGGACCCGTCAGAGAACCGCTTCAGCAGGTACTCGTACGCCCCACCGAGCACGTCGTGGGACATGTTGCCCTCGTGCATCTTTGGGGTGCGGTCCATCGCCTGCATGACCGCCGCCAACACTTCCCCCGACAGCACCTCTTCAGAGGTCCAGGTCATGGACCCGAACAGGCGGGAGAACTTGTCAGGGTTGGCTGTCTCGATGGCTTGCAGGGAGGCACGGACCCGCTGGCCGAGGCCGGGCTGGGTGATGGTAGCGAGAATGGACGACCAGGAGGCACGACGCTGCTGGACGGTGCCGGGATGGATGAACGGGATCTCGAACGACTGGTAGTCGCGGTACTCGATCTCGTGGGCTTCCTCGGCGGAGAGGCCGCCCAGGCCCTCGTTGTCGGCCAGGAACTCCTGGTGGCGGTGCTCCCAGGTATCCGACAGGTACTTCCAGAACATCAGCGGGAAGACGACCGAGGAGTATTGCGCTTCAGGCATCGCCACGCGCAGCTCGTCGGCGGCGTCCCACAACCGGTTCTCGATCTCCTGCTGGGTCACTGCCATCAGTCGTGGTGTCCTTGCTCGTCAAAGGGTGGCGACCCGAAGGCCGAAGTGTTCCTGCTGGCCAGCCTATTTCGGGCGTGCCCGACATGTACACGCCGGGCGTGTCCTGCCGGGTGAACACACGCGGCGCATTTTATCCCCGTGCGGACGACTCACCAACGAGGCACCGAGCATCCGCCATCGCAGCAGGCGACCACTACCCCGCTGCCAAGATCTCGCTCAAGGCACCGGGAGCGGCACCGGGAACCGCGATGGCTCGTGTCCGATAGAGGCGGTTGGATCCGGGGCGTACTATCCTCCGTCGCATGGCCCAGCAACCCCGCCGAGTCAAGGTAAGCGCCGATGTGATCGTCGAGGTCACAGACGAGGCAGCCCTCGAAAGGGCGGTCCTGGACGACGTAGATGCCAGCGAATTCTCCGTTGAGCCGGGACAGAGCCTCGCGGACGTTCGCGCCGAGGTCCGGCGCGACATTCAGGGTGATCTGGCCGCTGCCGTCGAGTGGATCGCCGACCCCGCCGGCATCATTCTCGACAGGCCCGGCGTGCAGGTCGCCGTTTCGACCCAGACCGCCGTCGAGGTTGACAAGTCCGGCTTCGAACTCGACACGAAGCCGGACTTCGCCAAGCTCTTCCCGCTGTGCCACTGCGGGCGGGATAGTTGTGACGCCTGCTCTGGGTTCCAGCTGACACCGCGGACCGCAGCGGTGCTTTGGACAGTCGCGCAGATCCTCGCCGACCACGGCTACGACGATGTGCAACTGCACGGTGATGAGCCGATTACCGACGGAGGCGAGTGGAGGGTCTTCGGGGATTACCCGCGGATCACGTGGCGGCAGGATGCGGTGTGGCGCAGGCAGGCCGCTCGGGCGTTCGACGACCTGGCCGAGGATCTCGAAGCTGGCAGAGAGCCTCAGCCCACGTGTCCGGGCGAGGAGATGGCCTTCCACCTGATGCTTCAGGCCGCGCAGGCGGCACTTGCCGACGGGTGGGGGCCGTCGGGCGATCTGCTGGCGCGGCTGCCGGAGCACGCGGACGACTACGACTGGGACATGGTCTCCGAGGTGCTTCTGCAGGACGACGACATTCTGCACCTGTTCGACGTGCACCTGGATGGCATCGAGGATCCGGAAACGGAGCAAAACCGGTATATGGGAATCGGTGACTACCGGCCTGATGCGTGGTTCCGCCCCTTCTTGAACGTGACGCCGCGGGACGGCCGCCGCGCCTTTCGAAGGTGAGCGGATGCGGGCCGTCGCGTAACGCCCGACAAAGCAAGGTC is part of the Micromonospora olivasterospora genome and encodes:
- a CDS encoding type I restriction-modification system subunit M; the encoded protein is MAVTQQEIENRLWDAADELRVAMPEAQYSSVVFPLMFWKYLSDTWEHRHQEFLADNEGLGGLSAEEAHEIEYRDYQSFEIPFIHPGTVQQRRASWSSILATITQPGLGQRVRASLQAIETANPDKFSRLFGSMTWTSEEVLSGEVLAAVMQAMDRTPKMHEGNMSHDVLGGAYEYLLKRFSDGSGTRAGQFFTPREVVELIVEVLAPKSFESVYDPTCGSGGMLIASANLLKAHGGRGYTLRLYGQEAVADTAGVARMNLFMHNLTQFQVEVGDTLKDPRFKKPDGSLAQFDVIVANPPYSLKWKPWTKDPRAIGGVAPQSSADWAFVQHMIASMDPKKGRAGVVLPNGVL